A genomic region of Campylobacter sp. MG1 contains the following coding sequences:
- a CDS encoding 3-isopropylmalate dehydratase large subunit, translating to MTLTEQIFAHHIGKEVRAGEIIDCPIDMVIGNDITTPISIKQFKKSGATRLANPDGFAIVLDHYIPAKDILSANQAKISRDFAKEHNLKYLFDEKNMGIEHALLPENGLISPGDVIIGADSHTCTHGALGAFATGMGSTDLAYAMITGKNWFKVPSAIKVQFRGKLKPWVYGKDLILEIIRILGVDGALYKSLEFFGIEELDMDSRFSLCNMAIEAGAKNGICAVDNVTREFLNSVDLKRKGVEFSHLPNAVYERVIEIDLDKLDPVVAYPFLPSNGKSIKQAVSEKVKIDQAFVGSCTNGRLSDLRIAASILKDKKVHSDVRMIITPATTKIALQAQKEGLMDIFASAGAVVSNPTCGACLGGYMGILADGERCISTTNRNFVGRMGARTSEVYLANSAIAAASAIKGYICSPDEL from the coding sequence ATGACTTTAACAGAACAAATATTTGCTCATCATATAGGAAAAGAAGTAAGAGCAGGTGAGATTATTGATTGTCCTATTGATATGGTAATAGGAAATGATATTACAACTCCAATTTCTATTAAACAATTTAAAAAAAGTGGTGCTACAAGATTAGCTAATCCTGATGGTTTTGCAATTGTGCTTGACCACTATATTCCTGCAAAAGATATTTTAAGTGCAAATCAAGCAAAAATTAGTAGAGATTTTGCAAAAGAACATAATTTAAAATATCTTTTTGATGAAAAAAATATGGGTATTGAACATGCACTTTTACCTGAAAATGGACTTATTAGTCCAGGTGATGTAATAATTGGAGCGGATAGTCATACCTGTACGCACGGAGCTTTAGGAGCATTTGCTACTGGAATGGGAAGCACTGATTTAGCGTATGCAATGATAACAGGTAAAAACTGGTTTAAAGTGCCAAGTGCTATTAAAGTGCAATTTCGTGGAAAATTAAAGCCTTGGGTTTATGGAAAAGATTTAATTTTAGAAATTATTAGAATTTTAGGCGTTGATGGGGCTTTATATAAATCATTAGAGTTTTTTGGAATTGAAGAGCTTGATATGGATAGCCGTTTTAGTTTATGTAATATGGCGATTGAAGCAGGTGCAAAGAATGGAATTTGTGCTGTTGATAATGTTACAAGAGAGTTTTTAAACTCGGTTGATTTAAAGAGAAAAGGCGTTGAGTTTAGCCATTTGCCAAATGCTGTTTATGAAAGAGTAATTGAGATTGATTTAGACAAGCTTGACCCTGTTGTAGCATATCCGTTCTTACCAAGTAATGGTAAAAGTATAAAACAAGCTGTAAGTGAAAAGGTAAAAATTGACCAAGCATTTGTAGGCTCATGCACAAATGGAAGGCTAAGTGATTTAAGAATTGCAGCGAGTATTTTAAAAGATAAAAAAGTTCATTCAGATGTAAGAATGATAATTACTCCAGCTACAACCAAAATTGCTTTACAAGCTCAAAAAGAAGGCTTAATGGATATATTTGCTAGTGCTGGTGCAGTTGTAAGTAATCCAACTTGTGGTGCTTGTTTAGGTGGGTATATGGGGATTTTAGCTGATGGAGAGCGTTGTATATCAACTACGAATAGAAATTTCGTAGGTCGTATGGGTGCGAGAACTTCAGAAGTTTATCTTGCAAATAGTGCAATTGCGGCTGCTAGTGCAATTAAAGGATATATTTGTTCTCCTGATGAGCTTTAA
- a CDS encoding NFACT RNA binding domain-containing protein: protein MNYYDLVQIKDYLKQYKKINRAYRINDNCLCIEFKDKLYFDLTKGKSAIYSGNLYAKDYTSPFDLQLKKMLFNASILDIKVPINNRILEFKLALAHAYKKMEFYLILEFSGKFTNALILDDKRNIISALRYGKNNLRDILQNEPYIDLEPTKITEKNIKIEDFKVYFANIFASLQNEKLNSLKAQKIMENDKKIEKLELLINSLEDEELLNKKALYEYAKGDALKENLYKIKDYEREFEIGIYKYSLINSAKYELNNIYKNAKKLSQKAKNISIEKDNLNEKINALNSLKQAIICTKDEVFLRSLFAKNNKKGKTQQNPNILNFYVNDYKISVGLNENANEYLLKNSKKDDLWFHLKDLKGSHVIISSNKKSYDIDLIYHAASLCACYSGKKEGNFLVDFTKRANVKIIEKAFVNYVNYDTIKVFL from the coding sequence ATGAATTATTATGATTTAGTGCAAATTAAAGATTATTTAAAGCAATATAAAAAGATAAATCGTGCATATAGAATAAATGATAATTGCTTATGTATTGAGTTTAAAGATAAATTATATTTTGATTTAACCAAGGGCAAAAGTGCAATTTATAGTGGTAATTTATATGCTAAAGATTATACTAGTCCATTTGATTTACAGCTTAAAAAAATGCTTTTTAACGCAAGTATTTTAGATATTAAAGTGCCTATAAATAATAGGATTTTAGAGTTTAAACTAGCCTTAGCTCACGCTTATAAAAAAATGGAATTTTATTTAATACTTGAGTTTTCAGGAAAATTTACAAATGCACTAATCTTAGATGATAAAAGAAATATAATAAGTGCCTTAAGATACGGCAAAAACAATCTTAGAGATATTTTACAAAATGAACCTTACATAGATTTAGAACCTACAAAAATCACTGAAAAAAATATAAAAATTGAAGATTTTAAAGTTTATTTCGCAAATATTTTTGCAAGTCTTCAAAACGAGAAATTAAACTCATTAAAAGCTCAAAAAATAATGGAAAATGATAAAAAAATTGAAAAATTAGAGCTTTTAATAAATTCTTTAGAAGATGAAGAATTACTAAACAAAAAAGCACTTTATGAATACGCAAAAGGCGATGCACTAAAAGAAAACTTATATAAAATAAAAGATTACGAAAGAGAATTTGAAATAGGAATTTATAAATATTCTTTAATCAATTCTGCAAAATATGAGCTAAATAATATTTATAAAAACGCTAAAAAATTAAGCCAAAAAGCAAAAAATATAAGCATAGAAAAAGATAATCTAAACGAAAAAATAAATGCTTTAAATAGCCTAAAACAAGCAATAATTTGCACAAAAGATGAAGTATTTTTACGCTCATTATTCGCAAAAAACAATAAAAAAGGCAAAACCCAGCAAAATCCAAACATATTAAATTTTTATGTAAATGATTACAAAATTAGCGTAGGACTTAATGAAAACGCTAATGAATATTTGCTAAAAAATAGCAAAAAAGATGATTTATGGTTTCATTTAAAGGATTTAAAAGGCTCTCATGTAATAATTTCAAGCAACAAAAAAAGCTATGATATAGATTTAATCTATCATGCTGCAAGTCTTTGTGCTTGTTATTCTGGTAAAAAAGAAGGTAATTTTTTAGTAGATTTTACAAAAAGAGCAAATGTAAAAATTATTGAAAAAGCATTCGTTAATTATGTTAATTACGATACTATAAAGGTTTTTTTATGA
- a CDS encoding phosphatidate cytidylyltransferase: protein MLNEKIKTGLIFAIIAVIFLAINSYYLWLIIFLLASGIGYFEACKLFDTKNNYLILALGLILGIYTQMPVVSMIFAILVLASFLAYKQGDLKEILPFIYAGIGISFIFETYIRFELSGFIWLLLSVVLCDSFAYFVGKKYGKTSFSPSSPNKTLEGVIGGIIISTIISSIYASFVYSEIGFFGVLFLSFLMAFFAVFGDLFESYLKRLAKVKDSGELFPGHGGVLDRVDALIFASIIMVVFL from the coding sequence ATGTTGAATGAAAAAATAAAAACAGGCTTAATTTTTGCAATAATTGCAGTAATTTTTCTAGCGATAAATTCTTATTATTTATGGCTAATAATATTTTTATTGGCTAGTGGCATTGGATATTTTGAAGCTTGTAAATTATTTGATACTAAAAATAATTATTTAATTTTAGCTTTAGGATTGATATTAGGAATTTATACTCAAATGCCTGTGGTTTCTATGATTTTTGCTATTTTAGTTCTTGCTTCTTTTTTAGCATACAAACAAGGAGATTTAAAAGAAATTCTACCATTTATTTATGCAGGAATTGGAATTAGCTTTATTTTTGAAACTTATATTAGATTTGAATTAAGTGGCTTTATTTGGCTACTTTTAAGCGTTGTTTTATGTGATAGTTTTGCTTATTTTGTAGGTAAAAAATATGGAAAAACTAGCTTTAGCCCAAGTTCTCCTAATAAGACTTTAGAAGGAGTAATCGGTGGAATTATCATTAGCACAATAATTTCAAGCATTTATGCTAGTTTTGTTTATAGTGAGATTGGCTTTTTTGGAGTTTTATTTTTATCATTTTTAATGGCATTTTTTGCTGTATTTGGAGATTTATTTGAAAGCTATTTAAAACGCTTAGCGAAGGTTAAAGATAGTGGGGAGCTTTTCCCTGGACATGGCGGAGTATTAGATAGAGTTGATGCTTTGATTTTTGCTAGTATTATTATGGTGGTATTCTTATGA